The genomic segment ATGCCCGCTCGACCGACGTCTGGGTCTGCGCCAGCGAGACGCTGGGTTCGCGCTTCCCCTACAAGGACATGCTCGACCGCGACGCCATGCATGTGGTGATGGCCGATCTGTGCTGGACCGGCGGTCTCACCGAAGGCCGCAAGATCGCGGCGATGGCCGAGACCTATCACCGGCCCTTCGCACCGCACGATTGCATCGGCCCGATCGGCTTCATCGCCGCCATCCACATGTCCTTCAGCCAGCCCAACACCCTGATCCAGGAATCCGTGCGCGCCTTCTACAAGGGCTGGTACAATGAGCTCGTCACCACGATGCCCACCATCAAGGACGGCTATGTCTTCCCGATGGAAGGTCCCGGCCTGGGCGTCGACCTTCTGCCAGCCGTCTTCGAGCGCACCGATCTCATCGTGCGCCGCTCCAACGCTTGAGGATCTATTGAGATGAGCACCGCCCTTTTCGACCTTTCCGGCCGCACCGCGCTCGTGACCGGCTCCTCCCGCGGCCTCGGCCGCGCCATTGCCGAGGGCATGGCCAAGGCCGGCGCCAAGCTGATCATCAACGGCGTCGATCCCGAGCGTGTCGAGCAGGCCGTCGCCGAGTTTCGCGCCGCCGGCCATCAGGCCGAAGGCGCCGCCTTCAACGTCACCGATGAGGCCGCAATCGTGGCGGCGTTCAACGACTTCGACAAGAAGGGGATCGCCGTCGATATCCTCATCAACAATGCCGGCATCCAGCACCGCAAGCCGCTGGTCGAATTCACTACCGACGAATGGCGCAAGGTGATCGAGACCAACCTCACCAGCGCCTTCGTGATCGGGCGCGAGGCGGCCAAGCGCATGATCCCGCGCAAGCACGGCAAGATCATCAATATCGGCTCGCTCGGCAGCGAGCTCGCGCGCCCCACCATCGCGCCCTACACCGCGGCCAAGGGCGGCATCAAGAATCTCACGCGCTCGATGGCGGTGGAATGGGCCCAGCACGGCATCCAGGCCAATGCGATCGGCCCGGGCTACATGCTGACCGACATGAACGAGGCGCTGGTCAACAACGCCGACTTCAACAACTGGCTGATGGGCCGCATCCCCTCCAAGCGCTGGGGCAAGCCGGATGAGCTGGTGGGCGCCGCGATCTTCCTCGCCTCGGACGCGTCGACCTACGTCAACGGCCAGATCATCTATGTCGATGGCGGCATGATCGCCGCGATGTGACCGCCAAGACAGCGAAGGAGCAAGCCATGCGCGCCGTCGTCATCCACGCCCCGAAGGACCTGCGGATCGACAATTATGCCGATCCGGCCCCCGGCCCTGGCGAGGTCCGCGTCAAGATCGCCAATGGCGGCATCTGCGGCTCCGATCTGCACTACTACCATCACGGCGGTTTCGGCGTCGTGCGGATCCAGCAGCCGATGGCGCTGGGTCACGAGATCGCCGGCGTCGTTGCGGATGTCGGTGACGGCGTCACCAGCGTCAAGCCGGGCACGCGCGTCGCGGTCAACCCGAGCAAGCCGTGCGGGGCGTGCCTGCATTGCCAGGAGGGCCTACGCAACCAGTGCCTCGACATGCGCTTCCTCGGCAGTGCCATGCGCTTTCCCCATGTGCAGGGCGGCTTTCGCGAGTTCATCGCGGTCGACGCGACGCAGGCCGTGCCGATCGGGGACAAGCTGTCGCTGGCGGAAGCCGCGGTCGCCGAACCGCTCGCGGTGTGCCTGCATGCCGGCAAGCAGGCCGGTCCCCTGCTCGGCAAGCGCGTGCTGATTACCGGCTGCGGTCCGATCGGCGCGCTGATGATTTTGGTCTCGCGTTTCGGCGGCGCGTCCGAGATCGTTGTCACGGATGTGGCCGACGCCCCGCTCGCGGTCGCGAAAAAGCTCGGCGCCACGCATGCCATCAACGTCGCGACCAATGCCGCCGCGCTCGATCCCTGGCGCGCCGGCAAGGGCGTGTTCGACACGCTGTTCGAGGCCTCCGGCAACCAGGCCGCGCTCCGCACCGCGCTCGACGTGCTCAGGCCCGGTGCGACGCTGGTGCAGCTCGGCCTCGGCGGCGAGATGACGCTGCCGATCAATTCGATCGTCGCCAAGGAATTGCAGCTCCGCGGCACCTTCCGTTTCGATCCCGAGTTCGAGCTCGCGGTACGCCTGA from the Bradyrhizobium sp. WBAH42 genome contains:
- a CDS encoding L-idonate 5-dehydrogenase gives rise to the protein MRAVVIHAPKDLRIDNYADPAPGPGEVRVKIANGGICGSDLHYYHHGGFGVVRIQQPMALGHEIAGVVADVGDGVTSVKPGTRVAVNPSKPCGACLHCQEGLRNQCLDMRFLGSAMRFPHVQGGFREFIAVDATQAVPIGDKLSLAEAAVAEPLAVCLHAGKQAGPLLGKRVLITGCGPIGALMILVSRFGGASEIVVTDVADAPLAVAKKLGATHAINVATNAAALDPWRAGKGVFDTLFEASGNQAALRTALDVLRPGATLVQLGLGGEMTLPINSIVAKELQLRGTFRFDPEFELAVRLMGEGLIDVKPLITATMPFENAVAAFELASDRSQSMKVQLTF
- a CDS encoding SDR family oxidoreductase — protein: MSTALFDLSGRTALVTGSSRGLGRAIAEGMAKAGAKLIINGVDPERVEQAVAEFRAAGHQAEGAAFNVTDEAAIVAAFNDFDKKGIAVDILINNAGIQHRKPLVEFTTDEWRKVIETNLTSAFVIGREAAKRMIPRKHGKIINIGSLGSELARPTIAPYTAAKGGIKNLTRSMAVEWAQHGIQANAIGPGYMLTDMNEALVNNADFNNWLMGRIPSKRWGKPDELVGAAIFLASDASTYVNGQIIYVDGGMIAAM